Proteins encoded together in one Bradyrhizobium sp. CB82 window:
- a CDS encoding transglycosylase domain-containing protein, whose product MVVTVAALLPYAIAPFYSTGHPVSTLMAWRSLRGAPMQRQWIDLAAMSPYLPRAVVGAEDAHFCKHHGIDWGALREAIDDAQEDGTPFRGASTITQQVAKNLFLWQGRDPIRKVLEFPLALWIDFVLPKPRILEIYLNIAELGPQGQFGAEAGSAYAFGRSAASLSPREAGLLASILPNPVKRSARTPGPGVRRLAVTYMARAQAVQTCWRENRGF is encoded by the coding sequence CTGGTGGTTACGGTCGCGGCGCTCCTGCCCTACGCAATCGCGCCGTTCTACAGCACCGGCCACCCGGTTTCGACGCTGATGGCCTGGCGCAGCTTGCGCGGCGCGCCGATGCAGCGGCAGTGGATCGATCTGGCGGCGATGTCGCCTTATTTGCCGCGTGCGGTGGTCGGCGCCGAAGATGCCCATTTCTGCAAGCATCACGGCATCGACTGGGGCGCGCTGCGCGAGGCGATCGACGACGCGCAGGAGGACGGCACGCCGTTCCGCGGCGCCTCCACCATCACCCAGCAGGTGGCCAAAAACCTGTTCCTCTGGCAGGGGCGGGATCCGATCCGGAAAGTGCTGGAGTTTCCGCTGGCGCTCTGGATCGACTTCGTCCTTCCCAAGCCGCGGATCCTGGAGATTTACCTCAATATCGCCGAGCTCGGGCCGCAGGGGCAGTTCGGTGCGGAGGCGGGCAGCGCCTATGCCTTCGGCAGGTCTGCTGCCAGTCTCTCGCCGCGGGAGGCGGGACTTTTGGCCTCGATCCTGCCAAACCCGGTCAAACGCAGCGCCCGCACCCCGGGACCTGGGGTGCGGCGGCTGGCGGTGACTTATATGGCGCGGGCGCAGGCCGTTCAGACCTGCTGGCGGGAAAATCGCGGATTTTGA
- the rpmF gene encoding 50S ribosomal protein L32, whose product MAVPRRKTSPSRRGMRRSADALKKPTYVEDKDSGELRRPHHLDLKTGMYKGRQVLKKKES is encoded by the coding sequence ATGGCCGTTCCGAGAAGAAAAACCTCGCCGTCGCGCCGTGGCATGCGCCGCTCTGCTGACGCGCTGAAGAAGCCGACCTATGTCGAGGACAAGGACTCCGGCGAGCTCCGCCGCCCGCACCATCTCGACCTCAAGACCGGCATGTACAAGGGCCGGCAGGTCCTGAAGAAGAAAGAGTCCTGA